Proteins from a single region of bacterium:
- a CDS encoding ATP-binding protein: MKTKSDYKLKIPSQTDNLELIRNFVTGVARRVGFDDDDVSKIELAVDEACTNVIEHAYKNDKNQNIDVAVKIDYQKLAVVITDKGKRFNINDVELPDMENYIAELRVGGLGIYLMKTLMDEVDYVSKPDGSNEVTMVKYFLKKDK; encoded by the coding sequence ATGAAGACTAAATCGGATTATAAATTGAAAATTCCCAGCCAGACGGATAATCTTGAACTGATAAGAAATTTTGTTACCGGAGTTGCAAGAAGAGTGGGCTTTGATGATGATGATGTGAGTAAAATTGAACTTGCAGTTGATGAAGCATGCACAAATGTTATTGAACATGCTTACAAGAATGATAAGAATCAAAATATTGACGTTGCTGTAAAAATTGATTACCAGAAATTAGCAGTTGTGATCACTGACAAAGGTAAAAGGTTTAACATCAATGATGTGGAACTTCCTGATATGGAAAATTACATTGCTGAGCTGCGTGTAGGCGGGCTTGGTATATATCTTATGAAAACTCTTATGGATGAAGTGGATTATGTATCAAAACCTGACGGCAGTAATGAAGTAACAATGGTAAAATATTTTTTAAAGAAAGATAAGTAG